A window of Kribbella sp. NBC_00382 genomic DNA:
GATCAGTGACTACAGCTGGTTCATCGGTTGTGGTGTCGGCTTCGCGACCTACTCGGTCCTCGCGAAACGTGCCCACGTGGCTGGCTCGGGTCTGACCGCCGTACCGGAAGAAGTGGCCTGATCGGCGTGCTGATCAAGGTCATCAACCCCAACATCACCGCGTCGATGACCGTCAAGATCGGCGAGTGCGCCCGGGCCGCAGCCGGCCCGGGGGTCACCGTCGAAGCGACGAATCCCCGGCACGGACCTGCTGCCATCGAGAGTCACGCCGACGCTGCCCTCGCCGTACCGGGTGTGCTCGAGGAGATCTCCAGCGGCGAGGCCGCAGGGTACGGCGGCTACGTCATCGCCTGCTTCGGCGATCCCGGCCTGAAGGCCGCGCGGGAACTGGCGCGCGGCCCGGTGGTCGGCATCGCGGAGGCAGCCATGCGAACGGCGGCGTATCTCGGCAGGGGTTTCAGCGTCGTCACCACCCTGTCGCGAACCGTCCCGCAGGCTCGCGATCTGGCTCACGAATACGGCGTCGCCAGGAATTGCCTCGGCATCCACGCCTGCGAGATTCCAGTCCTCGCTCTCGAGACCGACCCGCACGCCAGAGCAATCGTCCTGCAGGCTTGCAAGGAAGCAATCGCCAAGGACAGCTCCGACGCGATCGTGCTGGGCTGCGCGGGCATGGCCGACCTGTGCCACGACCTGTCGGTCGAGCTGGGTGTGAGCGTCATCGACGGTGTCGCGGCGGCGACCGTTGCGGTAGAAGGGCTGGTCCGATTGCGGCTCATGACCGGCAAGCTCGGCGAGTTCGCCCCACCGCCGACCAGAGCGATCGTCGGCGTATGACTAAGCCGCCGACCCGGGTCTGAAAAGAGAAAGACCCACCAGCGCTCCGGGGAAAGGCTGGTGGGTCTTGAAGCCGGGGACTGGGCCCCGGCCTCCCGCTTTATCGGGCAGTGGTTGTTGTCTGTTACATCCTTCAGCTCAGGATTCCTGGGTCAGGTGCGAAGTTGCGGGCGGCGGGGAGCAGACGGCCGTTGAACCCGAACAGGGCCTGGTTCTCCCATGCGTTGCCGGACGTCGGGTCTGCGGGATCCCAGCCGGCGCCGGCGACCGAGGTCCAGGCCGGCTCCCAGTAGACGGTGCCGATCCCCCGGCCACCTTCGGCGGCTGCGACCGCGTCTTGTACAGCGCGGAACTCTGCGCTCTGTCCGGCTGGTGTAGCCGGATATCCCGGGACAAGCTGGTCAGAGCTCTTGATCACGTTCTCGTAGGCAGGCGTATCGTCCGCGAGAGTGAAGGGATAGGCGGTCTCGACCACCATGACGTCACGGTCGTACCGGGCGGACAGGGTCGTGACGGCCTGCTGAAGATCAGCCAGGCTGCCGTGCCAGTAGCCGTAGTACGACAACCCGATCAGATCGAAGCGCACCCCACGCGCCACGACGTTGTCGAACCACCAGGTGAGTCCGTCGATACCGTTGTTGATGTTGGTCAGGTGCAACAGCACCTTGGTTTGCGAATGAACGTCCTTCACCGCCCGGGCGCCGGCCGCGAGAAAGGCCGCTAGGTTGTCCCACTGCGCGCCATCGACGCCGTCTGCCGGATCCACATCCCAGGTCTGTCCCCACGGCCAGAGCATGCCCGGGTTGATCTCGTTGCCGACCTGTACGTAGTCCGCGGTGATCCCTGCTGCTTTCAGCGCACCGAGGACTTCGTGCGTATGCCGGTAGACCGCATCAGCGAGCTGAGCAGATGTCATGCCGCGCCAGGCTGCGGGAATGCCTTGAGCACCAGGGTCTGTCCAGCGATCTGAGTAGTGGAAGTCGATCAGCAACTGCATCCCTGCAGCCTTGATCCGTTTCGCGCTGGCGACCACGTGTGCCTTGTCGTTGTAGCCGTCGACGGGGTCGACCCATACCTTGAGCCGCCCCAGGTTCATCCCGGCCCGTGCGAGGAGCTTGACCGCATCTCCTTCGCGCCCGCCAGCTGAGGAGTACTTGGCGCCGAAAGCCTCGTTCTTGGCCAGCCCCGACAGATCGCCACCGCGGATCGTGCGGACCACCCGCCCCCGGGTCAGGGCCAAGTCGTCGAAGCTGGCCCACGCGCCGGCGGGGCCGGCTGTCGTGACACCAACCGTGCACCGGCGCCGGCCCTCGGAGTACAACGAAACAGCAGAGCGCACCCAGGAGTCGTCCTGTTCGGTCAGCGGAGCAGCGACCGATGCGGTCCTACCGCAGCCGGTTAGGGTCAGACTGGTCGCGTTCAGCGCCCCGCCGGACTTCAGCCAGATGCTGGCGGTCCACCAGCCAGCGGTCGGCACCACGATCGTCTGCCGGGTCGTGACTCTGTACGGGGTCGCCGACCAGTGTGTGAGTCGCTCGCCTGTTCTGCCACCGCTTTCGATCTTGGCTGCTGCAGATGTGCCTGACACGGTCCAGCCACTCAGTCCGTGCTCGAATCCTGCGTTGGTGATGTCTGGGTGGGAGCTGGGCTGACCTGTCGCGGGGAGGGCGGTCGCGATGAGAGCGAGAGCAACCGCCGCAGCCGTGAGAACTACACGCATGATCGGACTCCTAGTCGGTCGGTTTGTCGATCCGGATCACGCGGGCGCCACCGGCTTCGACCTTCAACGACTCACCCGCCTGGCCTGACAACAGATCCACTCCGCCGACGGGCAGATCGACTGGCCTGGTGCCGTGATTCACGGCGATCAGGTAGTCCGCCTGCGACCCGCGGCGCCGGACGAGCTCCAGATCCTCAGGTCCATCGCCCGCAACGATTCCCGCGTCTACATAGGCTTTGTCGAGTACTACGGACAGGTCGTCCACGGTCAGTCGCGTGGACAGATACCAAGCCGAGCCATTGCCCAGCCGATGACGAGTGATGGCAGGCTTCCCGGCAGCGGGTCCGTCTTCGTAGGCAGCAACGACCTCCGCTCCTTGCAGCGCGACATCGTCGGTCCACACATCACCGACAATCCCATCGAAGGACAGTCGCACCTTCTCCCCCGCGCGCAGCGGCAGAAACTCCTCCACCGTCAGGCCGAGCACGTCCCGCAGCGGCGCTACGAACCCACCCGGGTGGACTGCGTCATGCTCGTCGACGATCGCCGAGAAGTACGACACAACCAGCGTCCCGCCGCCTTCCACATAGCGGCGGAGGTTGTCGGCCGCCGACTGCGTCAGGAGGTACGACGCGGGCGCGACGACCAACCGGTAGCTCGACAGATCGGCCTCGGGATGAGCGAAGTCAACGACGATCTGGTCCTGCCACAGCCGCTCGTAGAAGGCATTCACACGTTCTCGATGCGACAGATCCTTACTCGGCCGCCACTCCAGGTCCTGCGCCCAGAATGACTCCCAGTCCCACAAGATCGCGGCGTCCGCCGTCACCTCTGAGCCCAGTACCTCGGCAAGCCGGCCGAGATCCCCGCCGAGCGAGCAGACCTCCGACCAGACCCGGCTCCTGGTCCCGGCGTGCGGAAGCATCGCCGAGTGGAACTTCTCCGCTCCCGACCGCGAAGCCCGCCACTGGAAAAACATCACCCCGTCGGCGCCCCGGCCGAAGTGCGACAACGCATTCCTGGTCAACTCGCCGGACCGCTTGGCGAGGTTGCGCGGCTGCCAGTTGACGCTCGAGGTCGAGTGCTCCATCAACAACCACGGCCGGCCACGCGCGATCGAACGGGTCAGATCCGCCGAGAGTGCGAGGCCGACCTGGCTCCGCTCGTCCTCCGCGACCAGATAGTGATCGTTGGCCACGAGATCCACCTCGTCGGCCCACTTCCACAGGTCCACCGATTCGCAGGTGCCTGCCATGAAGTTCGTGGTGATGGGCACACCGGGGCACTCGGTCCTGATGGCGTCCCGTTCCGCGATGAAGCACTGCAGCAAGGCATCCGAGGTGAACCGGGCGAAGTCGAGCCGCTGTGCAGGGTTGACCACACTCGCCGAAACAGCCGGCGCGGACACATGCTCCCATTCGACGTACCGCTGTCCCCAGAACGCTGTTCCCCAGGCCCCGTTCAGCGCGTCCAAGGATGTGTACCGATCACGCAGCCACTCGCGGAACGCACGGACACTTTCATCGGAATAGCACTCGGACACAGGCGCGCCGTACTCGTTGTGCACATGCCAGACAGCAAGTGCCGGGTGGCTCCCATAGCGCTTGGCCAGCGCGGTCGCGATCGAAGTACTGGCCCGCCTGTACGCCGGTGAGCTCGGGCTTGCCATACCCCGGGAGCCGAATCCCAGAGTGGTGCCGTCCCGGGTAACCACACGTGCTTCCGGGTGCTCGTGAAAGAACCAGGCCGGCGGCGACGCGGTCGGCGTACCGAGACTGATCCGGATCCCGGCGGCGTGCAGCAGCTCGAACAGCCGGTCCATCCAGCCGAAGTCGTACTCGCCGGGCCGGGGCTCGATCATCGCCCAGGAAAAGATTCCGATGCTGACCAGGTTCACGCCGGCCTGACGCATCAATTCGACGTCTTCCGGCCACAGCTCCTCAGGCCACTGCTCGGGGTTGTAGTCGCCCCCATAACTGACCGCGGACACCCCCGGCAGCCAGCCCGCCGACGTGCTCCAGTTACCCGTGGATTCCACCCAGACTCCTTCGATGCTGTGCACGCACACAGCCGATTGACACCGCGCAACAGCTAGGAAACAGGATGAAACACGCTGTTGACAAGACCGTGAACTCGATATCACTGTGAACGTGCACAGTCTGGCTCAGGACAGTGCACCCCTGCAGAGGAGAGAAGACGATGCGACGACACACCGGGTTCCGGCTGGCAGCCCTCGCGGCTGCCGCCGCACTGCTGGTGACGGGCTGCTCGAGCAACGGCGACACCCAGTCCACCGACAGCGCGCCGAAGGAGAACGTCAAGCTGACGTTCTGGACCTGGGCGCCCAACATGGACAAGGTGGTGGCCGGCTGGAACGCGACGCACCCCGAGATCCAGGTCACCGTGAACAAGCAGGACGGCGGGGACCCGGCGGTCACCAAGCTGCTCACGGCCATCAAGGCCGGCAGCGGCGCACCGGACCTCATGCAGGCCGAGTACCAGAAGATCCCCACGCTCGTCTCTGCCGACGCCTTGGCCGATATCTCGAAGCAGCTCGGTAGCGGTACCTCCGGCCACTTCCCCGAGAGCGTCTGGAAGTCCGTGACGCTGGGCAGCGACGCCGTGTACGGCGTACCGCAGGACTCCGGTCCGATGCAGTTCTACTACCGGGCGGACATCTTCAAGCAACTCGGCCTGACGGTACCGACCACCTGGGACGAGTACGCGCAGACCGCGCAGAAGGTTCACGCCGCGGATCCCAAGAAGTACCTCGGCACGTTCTCCGCGAACGACCCGGGATGGTTCGTCGGGCTGGCCCAGCAGGCCGGTGCGTCCTGGTGGGGCATCGACGGCGAGTCCTGGTCCGTCTCGGTCGACGACGAGGCAACGCTCAGGGTGGCTGACTACTGGGGCGGACTGGTGGCATCCGGAGTCATCGACAACAAGCCGATGTACACGCCCGAGTGGAATGCCGCACTGAACAGTGGCAACCAGATCGGCTGGCTCTCGGCCGTCTGGGCGCCCGGTGTGCTCGCCGGTAGCGCGGCGGCGACCAAGGGCAAGTGGGCAATGGCTCCGATGCCACAATGGTCGAAGGACCAGCCGGCGACCGGTAACTGGGGCGGCTCGGCGACCTCGGTCACCTCGCAGTCCAAGCACCCGGCCGAAGCTGCCAAGTTCGCGGAGTGGCTGAACACCGACCCCGGGTCGGTGGACGCACTGGCCAAGGTCAGCGGCGTGTATCCGGCCGACCAGCCCGGTCAGAGCTCCGCCTTGTCGGCGCCGCCGGCCTTCTTCTCCGGCCAGGCCGACTTCTACAAGGTGGCGGCCGAGACCGCGAAGACCGCGCGCAGCTTCACCTTCGGCCCGAACCTCAACGTGACCTACTCCGCCTATACCGACGAGTTCGGCAAGGCCGCCGAAGCCCGGTCCCGCAGTGGGTTCACCGCGGCGGTGAAGGCGATGCAGAAGACGACACTGGACAACCTCAAGAGCTCAGGGTTCTCGGTCAAGTGAAGATCTCGTCGAGCACCCGCCGCAGATCTACAGCGCCGTACCTTTTCATCGCTCCCGCGGTGCTGCTCTTCGGCGCGTTCCTCGCCCTCCCCATCGGCTATGCCGTCTACCTCAGCCTCCGGACCGTCAAGGTCCGGGGCCTGGGGCTCGGCAAGGGTTCCCGCGAACAGGTCTGGGCCGGATTGTCGAACTACTCCAAGGCGGTCACCGATCCGGACTTCGCCGCGAGCGTGCTGCGGGTGGCGGCGTACGGCGTGCTCGTAGTACCGGCGATGCTCGGCCTGGCGCTCCTGTTCGCTCTGCTCCTGGACACTCCCCGAGCCCGGGCACGGAGGTTCTCCCGGCTGGCGATCTTCTTGCCCTACGCGGTCCCAGCAGTCATCTCCTCACTGCTCTGGGGATTTCTGTACCTGCCGTCGGTCAGTCCGCTGTACTTCGTCAGCGATCGGCTCGGCTGGGACCTTCCCAACGCGTTGTCGTCGGGCTCGGTGATCTACTCGGTCGCCAATATCGCTGTCTGGGGTGGCGTCGGGTTCAACATGGTCGTCATCTACACGGCCCTCAAGGCGATCCCGACCGACATCTACGAGGCGGCCAAACTGGACGGCTGCAGCGAACTGGCCATCGCCTGGCGGATCAAGGTGCCGGTGGTGCTGCCGTCCCTGATCATGACGTTCGTCTTCTCGCTGATCGCCACCCTGCAGGTCTTCGCCGAACCGGTGACCCTGCGACCGCTGACAAACACCATCTCCAGCACCTGGACCCCACTGATGAAGGTGTACCGCGACGCCTTCACCCGTGACGACCTGAACTCGGCAGCCGCGACCTCGGTGATCATCGCCGTGGCAACCTTCGTGCTGTCGTTCGGCTTCCTCCGACTGGTGCAGAACCGCGCCTTCAGCCAGGAGAACTGATGACGACCACTCTGTCTGCCCCGACGACCAGGCCGTCCGAATCCATCGTCCGCCGACGCGGGCGGAAGGTGGGATCCAGTCCGGTCAGCACCGCGATCCTGCTGATCGGCGCGGCGTACTGCCTGCTCCCGGTCCTCTGGGTTCTGATCGCCTCGTCGAAGAGCGGCACCGAACTGTTCTCGACCTTCACCTTCGCCCCGTCGAGCCACTTGTTCGACAACATCGCCGACCTCACGGCGTACCGGGGCGGGCTCTTCTGGCGATGGATGGCGAACACCGCCCTGTACGCCGGGGTCGGCGGCGTCCTGTCGACGGTGGTGTCCGCCGCCGCGGGCTACGGCCTGGCGAAGTACTCGTTCAGCGGCAAGCAAAGCATCTTCAACGTACTGCTCGCCGGAGTACTCGTACCCAGCGTGGTGCTGGCGGTCCCGCAGTACCTGCTGCTCGCCAAGCTGGGTCTCACGAACACCTACTGGGCAGTCCTGCTGCCGAGCATCATCAGCCCGTACGGGATCTACCTGGCCCGGATCTACGCGGCGGCGGCAGTCCCCGATGACGTGGTCGAGGCAGCTCGGACCGACGGCGCCGGTGACTTCCGCATCTTCCGGTCGATCGCCTCACCGCTGATGGCACCCGGACTCGTGACGGTGTTCCTGTTCCAGTTCGTGGCGATCTGGAACAACTTCCTCCTGCCGTACATCATGCTCGGCAACGACAAGCTCTTCCCGTTGACAGTCGGCCTGTCGGGGCTGCTCAACCAAGGGGCGGCGCAGCCGAGTCTGTACACCTCGGTGATCACCGGATCCCTCCTGTCCATCTTGCCGCTGCTCGCGCTGTTCCTGACCCTCCAGCGATACTGGAAGGTCGACCTGGCTGCCGGCGCCGTTAAGAGTTGAGGTGACACTAGACTCGACCTCCGTGACCCAGAACGGCGGCCGTAAGCGACCAACCATCAAGGATGTGGCCGTCGTTGCCGGCGTGTCCCGAGGCACAGTCTCCCGGGTGCTCAACGGCGGCCACTGGGTGTCTCCGGAGGCGTTGACAGCGGTCGAAGCCGCGATCCGCTCGACCGGATACGCGGCGAACAGGC
This region includes:
- a CDS encoding beta-galactosidase translates to MESTGNWSTSAGWLPGVSAVSYGGDYNPEQWPEELWPEDVELMRQAGVNLVSIGIFSWAMIEPRPGEYDFGWMDRLFELLHAAGIRISLGTPTASPPAWFFHEHPEARVVTRDGTTLGFGSRGMASPSSPAYRRASTSIATALAKRYGSHPALAVWHVHNEYGAPVSECYSDESVRAFREWLRDRYTSLDALNGAWGTAFWGQRYVEWEHVSAPAVSASVVNPAQRLDFARFTSDALLQCFIAERDAIRTECPGVPITTNFMAGTCESVDLWKWADEVDLVANDHYLVAEDERSQVGLALSADLTRSIARGRPWLLMEHSTSSVNWQPRNLAKRSGELTRNALSHFGRGADGVMFFQWRASRSGAEKFHSAMLPHAGTRSRVWSEVCSLGGDLGRLAEVLGSEVTADAAILWDWESFWAQDLEWRPSKDLSHRERVNAFYERLWQDQIVVDFAHPEADLSSYRLVVAPASYLLTQSAADNLRRYVEGGGTLVVSYFSAIVDEHDAVHPGGFVAPLRDVLGLTVEEFLPLRAGEKVRLSFDGIVGDVWTDDVALQGAEVVAAYEDGPAAGKPAITRHRLGNGSAWYLSTRLTVDDLSVVLDKAYVDAGIVAGDGPEDLELVRRRGSQADYLIAVNHGTRPVDLPVGGVDLLSGQAGESLKVEAGGARVIRIDKPTD
- a CDS encoding ABC transporter substrate-binding protein, translated to MRRHTGFRLAALAAAAALLVTGCSSNGDTQSTDSAPKENVKLTFWTWAPNMDKVVAGWNATHPEIQVTVNKQDGGDPAVTKLLTAIKAGSGAPDLMQAEYQKIPTLVSADALADISKQLGSGTSGHFPESVWKSVTLGSDAVYGVPQDSGPMQFYYRADIFKQLGLTVPTTWDEYAQTAQKVHAADPKKYLGTFSANDPGWFVGLAQQAGASWWGIDGESWSVSVDDEATLRVADYWGGLVASGVIDNKPMYTPEWNAALNSGNQIGWLSAVWAPGVLAGSAAATKGKWAMAPMPQWSKDQPATGNWGGSATSVTSQSKHPAEAAKFAEWLNTDPGSVDALAKVSGVYPADQPGQSSALSAPPAFFSGQADFYKVAAETAKTARSFTFGPNLNVTYSAYTDEFGKAAEARSRSGFTAAVKAMQKTTLDNLKSSGFSVK
- a CDS encoding carbohydrate ABC transporter permease; translation: MKISSSTRRRSTAPYLFIAPAVLLFGAFLALPIGYAVYLSLRTVKVRGLGLGKGSREQVWAGLSNYSKAVTDPDFAASVLRVAAYGVLVVPAMLGLALLFALLLDTPRARARRFSRLAIFLPYAVPAVISSLLWGFLYLPSVSPLYFVSDRLGWDLPNALSSGSVIYSVANIAVWGGVGFNMVVIYTALKAIPTDIYEAAKLDGCSELAIAWRIKVPVVLPSLIMTFVFSLIATLQVFAEPVTLRPLTNTISSTWTPLMKVYRDAFTRDDLNSAAATSVIIAVATFVLSFGFLRLVQNRAFSQEN
- a CDS encoding carbohydrate ABC transporter permease; the encoded protein is MTTTLSAPTTRPSESIVRRRGRKVGSSPVSTAILLIGAAYCLLPVLWVLIASSKSGTELFSTFTFAPSSHLFDNIADLTAYRGGLFWRWMANTALYAGVGGVLSTVVSAAAGYGLAKYSFSGKQSIFNVLLAGVLVPSVVLAVPQYLLLAKLGLTNTYWAVLLPSIISPYGIYLARIYAAAAVPDDVVEAARTDGAGDFRIFRSIASPLMAPGLVTVFLFQFVAIWNNFLLPYIMLGNDKLFPLTVGLSGLLNQGAAQPSLYTSVITGSLLSILPLLALFLTLQRYWKVDLAAGAVKS
- a CDS encoding glycoside hydrolase family 53 protein; the protein is MRVVLTAAAVALALIATALPATGQPSSHPDITNAGFEHGLSGWTVSGTSAAAKIESGGRTGERLTHWSATPYRVTTRQTIVVPTAGWWTASIWLKSGGALNATSLTLTGCGRTASVAAPLTEQDDSWVRSAVSLYSEGRRRCTVGVTTAGPAGAWASFDDLALTRGRVVRTIRGGDLSGLAKNEAFGAKYSSAGGREGDAVKLLARAGMNLGRLKVWVDPVDGYNDKAHVVASAKRIKAAGMQLLIDFHYSDRWTDPGAQGIPAAWRGMTSAQLADAVYRHTHEVLGALKAAGITADYVQVGNEINPGMLWPWGQTWDVDPADGVDGAQWDNLAAFLAAGARAVKDVHSQTKVLLHLTNINNGIDGLTWWFDNVVARGVRFDLIGLSYYGYWHGSLADLQQAVTTLSARYDRDVMVVETAYPFTLADDTPAYENVIKSSDQLVPGYPATPAGQSAEFRAVQDAVAAAEGGRGIGTVYWEPAWTSVAGAGWDPADPTSGNAWENQALFGFNGRLLPAARNFAPDPGILS
- a CDS encoding aspartate/glutamate racemase family protein, producing MLIKVINPNITASMTVKIGECARAAAGPGVTVEATNPRHGPAAIESHADAALAVPGVLEEISSGEAAGYGGYVIACFGDPGLKAARELARGPVVGIAEAAMRTAAYLGRGFSVVTTLSRTVPQARDLAHEYGVARNCLGIHACEIPVLALETDPHARAIVLQACKEAIAKDSSDAIVLGCAGMADLCHDLSVELGVSVIDGVAAATVAVEGLVRLRLMTGKLGEFAPPPTRAIVGV